In a genomic window of Gossypium arboreum isolate Shixiya-1 chromosome 7, ASM2569848v2, whole genome shotgun sequence:
- the LOC108467791 gene encoding probable protein S-acyltransferase 14 isoform X1 — MAWNVFKFCTALRGLGSIMILLVLGVVGVSYYSVVLTNFGPALYDGGLDSLTAVVVLILFHCLLVMLLWSYFSVVLTDPGSIPANWRPALDEERGEADPLNGSEFNGLQTNPSNQRIRYCRKCNQLKPPRCHHCSVCGRCVLKMDHHCVWVVNCVGALNYKYFLLFLFYTFLETSLVTLALLPHFIAFFSDVEIPGTPGTLATTFLSFVLNLAFALSVLGFLIMHISLVAANTTTIEAYEKKTTPKWRYDLGRKKNFEQVFGTDKRYWFIPAYSDEDLRRMPALQGLEYPSKPDFDSQEF; from the exons ATGGCCTGGAACGTCTTCAAGTTTTGTACAGCTCTGAGGGGTCTGGGATCGATCATGATCCTGTTGGTTTTAGGGGTCGTGGGTGTCTCATACTACTCTGTCGTTTTGACCAATTTTGGCCCTGCTTTGTACGATGGTGGCCTTGATTCCCTTACTGCTGTTGTCGTCTTGATCTTATTTCATTGTTTG TTGGTGATGCTGTTATGGAGTTACTTTTCTGTTGTTTTGACTGATCCGGGAAGCATACCAGCTAACTGGAGGCCAGCTTTAGATGAGGAGAGAGGGGAGGCTGACCCATTGAATGGTTCAGAGTTCAATGGTTTGCAGACAAACCCATCAAATCAAAGAATTCGATATTGTCGCAAGTGCAACCAGCTGAAACCACCTCGCTGCCATCATTGTTCTGTTT GTGGGCGGTGTGTGCTAAAGATGGACCATCATTGCGTGTGGGTTGTCAATTGTGTTGGTGCATTAAATTACAAGTATTTCCTTCTTTTCTTG TTTTACACATTCCTCGAAACTAGTCTTGTGACTTTGGCCTTATTGCCTCATTTCATAGCATTCTTTAGTGATGTAGAAATTCCAGGAACCCCTGGAACCTTGGCTACCACTTTCCTTTCCTTTG TTTTGAATCTGGCATTTGCATTAAGTGTCTTGGGCTTTTTGATCATGCACATATCTTTGGTGGCCGCTAATACGACTACTATTGAG GCCTATGAGAAGAAAACCACTCCAAAATGGCGTTATGACCTTGGTcggaagaaaaattttgaacag GTGTTTGGTACAGACAAGCGATACTGGTTTATTCCAGCTTATTCGGATGAGGATTTACGACGGATGCCAGCACTGCAGGGCCTTGAATATCCATCAAAGCCTGATTTTGATTCGCAGGAGTTCTAA
- the LOC108470580 gene encoding 40S ribosomal protein S13-like, with the protein MGRMHSRGKGISASALPYKRTPPSWLKISSQDVEENICKFAKKGLTPSQIGVILRDSHGIAQVKSVTGSKILRILKAHGLAPEIPEDLYHLIKKAVAIRKHLERNRKDKDSKFRLILVESRIHRLARYYKKTKKLPPVWKYESTTASTLVA; encoded by the exons ATGGGTCGTATGCACAGCCGAGG TAAGGGTATTTCCGCATCTGCTCTGCCCTACAAGAGGACTCCACCAAGTTGGTTGAAGATCTCTTCTCAAGAT GTGGAGGAGAACATTTGTAAGTTTGCAAAGAAAGGTTTGACCCCATCACAAATTGGTGTCATTCTCCGTGATTCTCACGGGATTGCTCAGGTGAAGAGTGTTACAGGCAGCAAGATTTTGCGGATACTGAAAGCCCACG GACTTGCTCCTGAAATCCCCGAGGATCTGTACCACTTGATCAAGAAAGCCGTTGCCATCAGAAAGCATCTTGAGAGGAACAGGAAAGACAAGGATTCCAAATTCAGGTTGATCTTGGTCGAGAGCAGAATCCATCGTCTTGCCCGCTATTACAAGAAAACAAAGAAGCTCCCACCCGTGTGGAAATA TGAGTCAACCACCGCCAGTACTCTTGTGGCTTAG
- the LOC108467791 gene encoding probable protein S-acyltransferase 14 isoform X2 translates to MHRSGATMAWNVFKFCTALRGLGSIMILLVLGVVGVSYYSVVLTNFGPALYDGGLDSLTAVVVLILFHCLLVMLLWSYFSVVLTDPGSIPANWRPALDEERGEADPLNGSEFNGLQTNPSNQRIRYCRKCNQLKPPRCHHCSVCGRCVLKMDHHCVWVVNCVGALNYKYFLLFLFYTFLETSLVTLALLPHFIAFFSDVEIPGTPGTLATTFLSFVLNLAFALSVLGFLIMHISLVAANTTTIEAYEKKTTPKWRYDLGRKKNFEQVFGTDKRYWFIPAYSDEDLRRMPALQGLEYPSKPDFDSQEF, encoded by the exons ATGCATAGATCTGGAGCAACGATGGCCTGGAACGTCTTCAAGTTTTGTACAGCTCTGAGGGGTCTGGGATCGATCATGATCCTGTTGGTTTTAGGGGTCGTGGGTGTCTCATACTACTCTGTCGTTTTGACCAATTTTGGCCCTGCTTTGTACGATGGTGGCCTTGATTCCCTTACTGCTGTTGTCGTCTTGATCTTATTTCATTGTTTG TTGGTGATGCTGTTATGGAGTTACTTTTCTGTTGTTTTGACTGATCCGGGAAGCATACCAGCTAACTGGAGGCCAGCTTTAGATGAGGAGAGAGGGGAGGCTGACCCATTGAATGGTTCAGAGTTCAATGGTTTGCAGACAAACCCATCAAATCAAAGAATTCGATATTGTCGCAAGTGCAACCAGCTGAAACCACCTCGCTGCCATCATTGTTCTGTTT GTGGGCGGTGTGTGCTAAAGATGGACCATCATTGCGTGTGGGTTGTCAATTGTGTTGGTGCATTAAATTACAAGTATTTCCTTCTTTTCTTG TTTTACACATTCCTCGAAACTAGTCTTGTGACTTTGGCCTTATTGCCTCATTTCATAGCATTCTTTAGTGATGTAGAAATTCCAGGAACCCCTGGAACCTTGGCTACCACTTTCCTTTCCTTTG TTTTGAATCTGGCATTTGCATTAAGTGTCTTGGGCTTTTTGATCATGCACATATCTTTGGTGGCCGCTAATACGACTACTATTGAG GCCTATGAGAAGAAAACCACTCCAAAATGGCGTTATGACCTTGGTcggaagaaaaattttgaacag GTGTTTGGTACAGACAAGCGATACTGGTTTATTCCAGCTTATTCGGATGAGGATTTACGACGGATGCCAGCACTGCAGGGCCTTGAATATCCATCAAAGCCTGATTTTGATTCGCAGGAGTTCTAA